From one Synechocystis sp. PCC 6803 substr. PCC-P genomic stretch:
- a CDS encoding TerD family protein, producing MLSLEKGQSLSLTKPDGSSIQKVRVGLSWDVASIGSNVDLDLFVVHKESKKVAFFNDKTAISGIKLSDDNLTGEGEGDDEFTELDATKTDDGDYYICVNIYDAKSRKQAFNLVNNAKATIYNNETNTALASYSITEDGGQNTGIIVAKLKDVGGSYEFTALGEYIVGDINEIAQVVFRK from the coding sequence ATGTTAAGCTTAGAAAAAGGTCAGTCTCTTTCCCTTACTAAACCAGATGGGTCTAGTATTCAGAAAGTTCGTGTAGGGCTGTCATGGGATGTCGCTAGCATAGGCTCTAATGTTGACTTAGACCTTTTTGTCGTACATAAAGAATCTAAAAAAGTTGCCTTTTTTAATGACAAAACCGCAATTTCTGGTATCAAGTTAAGTGATGATAATTTGACTGGCGAGGGAGAAGGAGATGATGAGTTTACAGAACTAGATGCAACAAAGACTGATGATGGAGATTATTATATTTGTGTCAATATTTACGACGCAAAATCAAGAAAACAGGCTTTTAACCTTGTAAATAATGCAAAAGCAACAATTTATAATAACGAGACTAACACAGCCCTTGCTAGCTATTCTATTACTGAAGACGGAGGTCAAAACACAGGCATTATTGTCGCCAAATTAAAAGATGTAGGCGGTAGCTATGAATTCACTGCACTCGGGGAGTATATTGTTGGCGACATTAACGAAATTGCCCAGGTAGTTTTTAGAAAATAA
- a CDS encoding glutamate decarboxylase, whose translation MVHKKIDLNQLSEAESLLTPTYAARGLANSVSKYEMPETEMLPAIAYNLIHDELGLDGNSRLNLATFVTTWMEPEARQLMADTFDKNMIDKDEYPQTAEIELRCVNILSRLWNAPASAEATGCSTIGSSEAAMLGGMAMKWKWRQRRQAAGKPGDRPNLVMGINVQVCWEKFCRYWEVEPRFVPMEGDRYHISPEEAVKLIDENTIGVIGILGSTFDGSYEPIEALNDALETLNQRTGWQVPLHIDAASGGFIAPFLDPDLRWDFRLPWVKSINTSGHKYGLVYPGVGWIIWRDKEELPEELIFHCNYLGGDLPNFALNFSRPGNQVVAQYYNFLRLGKEGYRKIQQTCRDTALYLSGKIAQLGPFELLTDGGDIPVFAWRLKDEVLANTCYTLYDMADKLRERGWLVPAYRMPKNREDLVVQRIVVKEGFSRDMADLLLADMERAIAYFASQPDHKPKQEGSHFSH comes from the coding sequence ATGGTGCATAAAAAAATTGACCTCAACCAGCTCAGTGAAGCGGAAAGCCTACTGACCCCCACCTATGCGGCCCGGGGCCTAGCCAATTCTGTCAGTAAATATGAAATGCCAGAAACGGAAATGCTACCGGCGATCGCCTATAACCTCATCCACGATGAACTGGGGCTAGATGGCAATTCCCGATTAAACCTGGCCACCTTTGTCACCACTTGGATGGAGCCGGAAGCTAGGCAACTGATGGCGGATACCTTCGACAAAAACATGATCGATAAGGATGAATATCCCCAAACGGCGGAAATTGAGTTGCGTTGCGTCAATATTTTGTCCCGACTCTGGAATGCTCCGGCCAGTGCGGAAGCCACCGGCTGTTCCACCATTGGTTCTAGTGAAGCGGCCATGTTGGGGGGGATGGCCATGAAGTGGAAATGGCGGCAACGACGACAAGCGGCAGGGAAACCAGGCGATCGCCCGAATTTGGTTATGGGCATTAACGTCCAGGTTTGTTGGGAAAAGTTTTGTCGTTACTGGGAAGTGGAACCCCGCTTTGTCCCCATGGAAGGCGATCGGTACCACATCAGCCCGGAAGAAGCAGTTAAGCTAATTGACGAAAATACCATCGGTGTAATTGGTATTTTAGGTAGCACCTTTGACGGCAGTTATGAACCCATTGAAGCGTTGAACGATGCCCTGGAAACTTTAAATCAAAGAACTGGTTGGCAGGTGCCTCTGCACATAGATGCCGCCAGCGGTGGTTTTATTGCTCCCTTTTTAGATCCAGATTTGCGTTGGGATTTTCGTTTACCTTGGGTGAAATCCATCAACACCTCTGGCCACAAATACGGTTTAGTTTATCCGGGGGTAGGTTGGATCATTTGGCGGGATAAGGAAGAATTACCGGAAGAATTAATTTTCCATTGCAACTATTTGGGGGGAGATTTACCCAACTTTGCCCTCAACTTTTCCCGCCCCGGCAATCAGGTAGTGGCCCAGTATTATAACTTTCTCCGCTTAGGCAAAGAAGGTTACCGCAAAATCCAACAGACTTGTCGAGATACGGCTCTGTATCTATCTGGCAAAATTGCCCAATTAGGCCCTTTTGAATTGCTCACCGACGGTGGGGATATCCCGGTTTTTGCCTGGAGATTAAAGGACGAAGTATTGGCCAACACTTGTTATACCCTGTACGACATGGCCGACAAATTGCGGGAACGGGGCTGGTTGGTGCCCGCCTATCGCATGCCCAAAAACCGTGAAGATTTGGTGGTGCAACGCATTGTCGTGAAAGAGGGTTTTAGTCGGGATATGGCGGACCTTTTGTTAGCGGACATGGAAAGGGCGATCGCCTATTTTGCCAGCCAACCGGACCACAAACCGAAGCAGGAAGGTTCCCACTTTAGCCATTAG
- a CDS encoding DUF433 domain-containing protein — MNSLLSRITQTPGQCGGRPCIRGMRIRVSDILEMLAENVSTSEILEDFPDLEMADIQACLVFAARRTDFSRLTA, encoded by the coding sequence ATGAATAGCTTACTGTCTCGCATTACCCAAACCCCCGGTCAGTGTGGTGGTCGTCCTTGTATTCGAGGGATGAGGATTCGAGTGAGCGACATCCTAGAAATGTTAGCTGAGAATGTTAGCACCTCTGAGATTTTAGAGGACTTTCCAGACCTAGAAATGGCCGATATTCAGGCTTGTCTAGTGTTTGCTGCACGGCGGACTGATTTTTCCCGGTTGACGGCATGA
- a CDS encoding DUF5615 family PIN-like protein, which yields MNIWVDAQLPPTLADWLSSNFDLEASALRDLGLRDARDIEIFDAARVANSVIMTKDSDFVDLVCRLGIPPQIIWLTCGNVTNRNLRRILSSTLPQALEKLQAGEIIIEISNS from the coding sequence ATGAATATTTGGGTTGATGCTCAACTACCTCCAACATTGGCAGATTGGCTGTCGAGTAATTTTGATTTAGAGGCGTCAGCTTTGAGGGATCTGGGATTACGGGATGCAAGAGACATTGAAATTTTTGATGCCGCACGAGTTGCCAACTCTGTAATCATGACAAAAGACAGCGACTTCGTTGATCTTGTATGTCGATTAGGAATACCACCTCAAATCATTTGGCTAACTTGCGGTAACGTTACGAATCGAAACTTACGTCGAATTCTCTCAAGTACTTTGCCACAGGCTCTGGAAAAACTGCAAGCAGGCGAAATTATCATAGAAATCAGCAACTCCTGA
- a CDS encoding carbon-nitrogen hydrolase family protein has product MIYLTRLQPQPPAPGTGVRLAIYQNQGGPIGNTEAIAYYLAKMEEALQGAQRFEAQLISFAELYLTGYALSPQEVHQLAIARDGEVMTQVGQLAHKYQMAIICPYPEKAAINGEIHYYDSINLFDDQGKLVKTYRKTHLWGPDESKIYSRGHRHKEEGKAFTVHKVNGFPIGLLNCYEAEFAELTRILALRGAKLVVIPTAADIWTLLSTGERTKIPYPDVSHNVIPVRALENHIFVAYCNRAGAETRLNAQGKTVLVGEYLGNSAIAGPHGDLLLYPRNEETLLIADCVSADYGSLHPEQTNYLVDRQSNLYGSLASELT; this is encoded by the coding sequence ATGATTTATCTAACCCGTCTTCAGCCCCAACCACCTGCTCCGGGCACGGGGGTAAGATTAGCCATTTACCAAAACCAAGGCGGGCCCATTGGTAATACTGAGGCGATCGCCTATTACTTGGCAAAAATGGAAGAAGCCCTCCAGGGAGCCCAACGTTTTGAAGCCCAGCTAATTAGCTTTGCCGAACTTTATCTAACTGGTTATGCCCTTTCTCCCCAAGAAGTCCATCAATTGGCGATCGCCAGGGACGGGGAAGTGATGACCCAGGTGGGGCAACTAGCGCACAAATATCAGATGGCCATCATTTGTCCCTACCCAGAAAAGGCGGCCATTAACGGGGAAATCCACTACTACGACAGCATTAATCTGTTTGATGACCAAGGAAAATTGGTCAAAACCTATCGCAAAACCCATCTTTGGGGCCCCGACGAAAGCAAAATTTACTCCCGCGGCCATCGCCATAAGGAAGAAGGTAAAGCCTTTACGGTCCATAAAGTTAACGGTTTTCCCATCGGTTTATTGAACTGTTATGAAGCGGAATTTGCCGAATTGACCCGTATCCTAGCCCTGCGGGGGGCAAAATTAGTGGTTATTCCCACGGCGGCGGATATTTGGACCTTGTTATCCACTGGGGAAAGGACAAAAATTCCCTACCCTGATGTGTCCCACAACGTTATTCCCGTGCGGGCTTTGGAAAATCATATTTTTGTTGCCTACTGCAATCGGGCTGGCGCTGAAACCAGGCTCAATGCCCAGGGGAAAACGGTATTGGTGGGGGAATATTTAGGCAACAGTGCCATTGCCGGGCCCCATGGTGATCTTTTGCTCTATCCCCGTAATGAAGAAACTTTGCTCATTGCCGATTGTGTCTCCGCAGATTATGGTTCCCTCCATCCAGAACAAACTAATTACTTAGTTGATCGCCAATCAAATCTGTATGGGTCTTTGGCCAGCGAGTTAACCTGA
- a CDS encoding urease accessory protein UreD, which produces MLSASTVNPSAPWQANLWLRYDRPGHRTRMVECLVQAPLKVQRSFYPDDTGQCQTMLLHTGGGMVGGDRLGYDIVLEAQSDVCFTSASAGKIYRSLGPWSEQTVNLEVRVGASVLWCPQETIIFDQARYQQNFCIKLQEQARFKGWEIVRLGRTARGEKFTQGHWRSSWEIWQGDKLIWGERQQLIGSEQLYESPNALAGFTCLGTYVDLSRSFDQDLVHQAQEIIHSQGRSPQFGLTLTATQGLIARYRGNSTQEVKDIFTQLSQVISP; this is translated from the coding sequence TTGCTAAGCGCTTCCACTGTTAACCCTTCCGCCCCCTGGCAGGCCAATCTTTGGCTCCGTTATGACCGTCCAGGACACCGTACCCGCATGGTTGAATGCTTGGTGCAGGCTCCTTTGAAAGTGCAACGGTCTTTTTATCCGGATGACACTGGCCAATGTCAGACCATGTTGCTCCATACTGGGGGCGGCATGGTGGGGGGCGATCGCCTGGGCTATGACATTGTGTTAGAAGCCCAGAGTGATGTGTGTTTCACCAGTGCTTCGGCGGGAAAGATTTATCGTAGTTTGGGGCCCTGGAGTGAACAGACCGTCAACCTAGAGGTGAGAGTCGGAGCTTCGGTACTCTGGTGTCCCCAGGAAACAATTATTTTTGACCAGGCCCGCTATCAACAAAATTTCTGCATTAAGCTCCAGGAGCAGGCCCGTTTCAAAGGTTGGGAAATTGTCCGTTTGGGGCGCACCGCCAGAGGAGAAAAATTTACCCAAGGCCATTGGCGATCGAGTTGGGAAATTTGGCAGGGGGATAAATTAATTTGGGGAGAAAGGCAACAGCTAATTGGTTCGGAACAACTTTACGAATCTCCCAATGCCCTGGCGGGCTTCACTTGTTTGGGCACCTATGTGGACTTGAGTCGTTCCTTTGACCAGGATTTAGTCCATCAAGCTCAGGAGATAATTCACAGCCAAGGGCGATCGCCGCAGTTTGGCCTAACTTTAACTGCGACCCAAGGCCTAATTGCCCGCTACCGGGGAAACTCCACCCAAGAAGTTAAGGATATTTTTACGCAACTTAGTCAGGTAATTAGCCCATGA
- the psbQ gene encoding photosystem II protein PsbQ → MSRLRSLLSLILVLVTTVLVSCSSPQVEIPTTYSPEKIAQLQVYVNPIAVARDGMEKRLQGLIADQNWVDTQTYIHGPLGQLRRDMLGLASSLLPKDQDKAKTLAKEVFGHLERLDAAAKDRNGSQAKIQYQEALADFDSFLNLLPQAS, encoded by the coding sequence ATGTCTCGTTTACGTTCGTTACTTTCCCTTATTCTGGTCTTAGTAACTACGGTCCTCGTTAGTTGCAGTAGCCCCCAGGTGGAAATCCCCACTACCTATAGCCCAGAAAAAATTGCCCAGTTGCAGGTCTACGTCAATCCGATCGCCGTGGCTCGGGACGGCATGGAAAAAAGGTTGCAGGGCCTGATTGCTGATCAAAATTGGGTCGATACCCAAACCTATATCCACGGGCCTTTAGGACAACTACGCCGGGATATGTTGGGGCTAGCCAGTTCTTTGTTACCGAAGGATCAGGATAAAGCCAAAACCCTGGCTAAAGAAGTGTTTGGTCACCTAGAACGATTGGATGCGGCGGCCAAAGACCGTAATGGTTCCCAAGCTAAAATCCAGTACCAGGAAGCCTTGGCGGATTTTGATTCCTTTTTGAACCTGTTGCCCCAAGCTAGCTAG
- a CDS encoding prohibitin family protein, with protein MGAVISAIAALASWTVFITVKNPENPKIPKLLRPLLFFIALLMSALFVQQSLGRALVVIPAGEVGVIETMGTVDTTPLTSGVYFLNPLSKVVTYSTRLQDIKETVDTSSKEGLNFNIDVSLQYRLNPEKAGEVFSSLGSEEQQREIIISRFRSLIRENTAKYDLSSIYGDKRAEISGVLVQSMKEQLEPLGFVVEEALMRNVILPENIQKAIQAKVEVEQSNQKKQLELISARRDAERKIIEAQGVADSQRILSQSLTDQIIKLKAIEATQKLAESPNTKVLIMGSGEGNLPIIMSDP; from the coding sequence ATGGGTGCTGTTATCTCGGCGATCGCCGCTTTGGCTAGTTGGACAGTATTTATCACCGTTAAAAATCCTGAGAATCCCAAAATTCCTAAACTTTTACGGCCCCTGCTATTTTTTATTGCCCTACTCATGTCAGCATTATTTGTGCAACAGAGTTTAGGGCGAGCTCTGGTGGTGATTCCGGCGGGAGAAGTGGGGGTAATCGAAACTATGGGCACAGTGGATACCACTCCCCTTACCTCTGGGGTTTATTTCCTCAATCCCCTTTCCAAGGTCGTCACCTATTCCACCCGTTTGCAGGACATTAAAGAAACCGTAGATACCTCTTCCAAAGAAGGTTTGAACTTTAACATTGATGTCAGTTTGCAATATCGCCTTAACCCGGAAAAAGCTGGGGAAGTGTTTTCTAGCCTCGGCAGTGAAGAACAGCAAAGGGAAATTATTATCTCTCGCTTCCGTTCCCTCATCCGGGAAAATACGGCCAAATACGATCTAAGTTCTATCTATGGTGATAAAAGAGCTGAGATTTCCGGAGTACTGGTTCAGTCAATGAAAGAGCAATTAGAACCCCTGGGATTTGTGGTGGAAGAAGCCCTAATGAGAAATGTGATTTTGCCGGAAAATATTCAAAAAGCGATCCAAGCTAAAGTGGAAGTAGAGCAAAGTAATCAGAAAAAACAATTGGAATTAATTAGTGCCCGACGGGATGCGGAAAGAAAAATTATTGAAGCCCAAGGGGTAGCTGATTCCCAAAGAATTCTCTCCCAAAGTTTGACGGATCAAATTATTAAATTAAAGGCCATTGAAGCCACCCAGAAACTGGCGGAATCGCCCAACACCAAGGTATTAATTATGGGCTCGGGGGAGGGAAATTTGCCCATTATCATGTCGGACCCCTAA
- a CDS encoding gamma carbonic anhydrase family protein, producing MPGGINPHSKLCKQALKGVMDANFPIYLTPPDLSPAAFVAANATVVGKVHLGKDCSIWYGAVVRADLEAIIIGEGTNIQDGAILHGDPGIVTVLEDWVTVGHRAVVHAAHIERGSLIGIGATILDNVRIGAGSIIGAGAVVTKDVPPRSLVMGVPAKIIKQVSEGQVQGLLDHGQNYVRLAKAHAAAGLG from the coding sequence GTGCCTGGCGGGATTAACCCCCATTCCAAACTTTGCAAACAGGCTCTCAAGGGTGTTATGGACGCAAACTTTCCCATTTACCTTACTCCACCGGATTTATCCCCAGCAGCGTTTGTGGCAGCCAATGCCACTGTGGTCGGCAAAGTCCACTTAGGCAAGGATTGTAGTATTTGGTACGGAGCTGTGGTACGGGCGGATCTGGAAGCCATAATCATTGGGGAAGGCACTAATATCCAAGATGGAGCCATACTCCACGGCGATCCGGGCATTGTCACCGTACTAGAAGATTGGGTCACCGTTGGCCACCGGGCTGTGGTCCACGCCGCCCACATTGAACGGGGTAGCTTGATCGGCATTGGAGCAACTATTTTGGATAATGTTCGCATTGGTGCTGGCAGTATCATCGGTGCTGGAGCCGTGGTGACCAAGGATGTGCCCCCCCGGTCTTTGGTGATGGGAGTACCAGCAAAAATTATTAAACAGGTGAGTGAAGGCCAGGTCCAAGGTCTACTAGACCACGGACAAAACTATGTTCGTTTAGCTAAAGCCCATGCCGCCGCAGGGTTGGGTTAG
- a CDS encoding CocE/NonD family hydrolase yields MNLIKPICQSMVTRDGIRLDSDLYYPNSGGPWPALLMRQPYGRRLASTLVYAHPHWYAAQGYLVIIQDVRGRGSSEGEFDLFAHEVEDGQDCLDWVSKLPQCEGSVATYGFSYQGMTQLYAAANHHPSLKTICPAMIAWDLYQDWAHENGAFCLQNNLGWALQLATDSAKRRKDEQTFRRLMRLAKSYDFSGFQPAIPDRLGELAPDSFYHQWISQPPEADYWQRRSPDQRWQIREKIDIPVLQIGGWFDPHLRGNWRLYAELERCGIQQKMVVGPWGHFPWGSRAGGQNYGESAISGVDQLQLAWFDHFLKGQEPRFNPAKLELFDLGTKQWRYLTDLPSTQQSWFLQCSGLGTTQGSALTAKVPARSTEEISDVWVHDPWRPVPSLGGHSGYPQGVKERSTIDDRSDVVTYTSEPLQKSLTICGVPQIFLTLESDRPSFDVAVSLSQFRVTGEVWALSQGYCTSCKQTANLEICLQAICVTLSPGDCLRISLAGASFPAYPVNPGTGQQAVLANLVDQQIITLALVTDGPTQNHLLLPILSGE; encoded by the coding sequence TTGAACTTGATAAAACCCATTTGCCAATCCATGGTTACCAGGGATGGGATCCGCTTGGACAGCGATCTTTACTATCCCAACTCCGGTGGGCCATGGCCGGCCCTGTTGATGCGGCAACCCTACGGCCGCCGTTTAGCTTCCACCCTGGTGTATGCCCATCCCCATTGGTACGCTGCCCAGGGTTATTTAGTCATTATCCAAGATGTACGGGGTCGAGGGAGTTCGGAGGGAGAATTTGATCTATTTGCCCACGAAGTAGAAGACGGCCAGGATTGCCTAGATTGGGTTTCTAAGCTACCCCAATGTGAAGGTTCTGTGGCCACCTATGGTTTTTCTTACCAGGGCATGACCCAACTGTATGCTGCTGCCAACCACCATCCGAGTTTGAAAACCATTTGCCCGGCCATGATCGCCTGGGATTTATATCAAGATTGGGCCCATGAAAATGGGGCTTTTTGTCTGCAAAATAACCTCGGCTGGGCCCTACAGTTGGCGACGGATTCTGCCAAGCGGCGGAAAGATGAGCAAACTTTTCGAAGGTTGATGCGCCTAGCAAAAAGTTACGATTTTTCTGGTTTCCAACCAGCCATTCCCGATCGCCTGGGGGAGTTGGCCCCGGATTCCTTTTACCATCAATGGATCAGTCAACCTCCAGAAGCAGATTATTGGCAACGGCGATCGCCAGATCAACGCTGGCAAATTAGGGAAAAAATTGACATTCCCGTGTTGCAAATTGGCGGTTGGTTTGATCCCCATCTGCGAGGTAATTGGCGTTTATATGCAGAATTAGAAAGATGTGGCATTCAGCAAAAAATGGTGGTGGGGCCCTGGGGGCATTTTCCCTGGGGCAGTCGGGCCGGGGGACAAAATTATGGTGAGTCTGCCATCAGTGGGGTGGATCAGTTGCAATTAGCCTGGTTTGATCATTTTCTTAAAGGGCAAGAGCCCCGCTTTAATCCAGCCAAGTTGGAGTTATTTGACCTGGGCACCAAGCAATGGCGATATTTAACTGACTTGCCCTCGACGCAACAAAGCTGGTTTTTACAATGCTCTGGTTTAGGTACTACCCAAGGCAGTGCTTTGACGGCAAAGGTCCCAGCAAGGTCAACGGAGGAAATTAGCGATGTTTGGGTTCATGATCCCTGGCGACCCGTACCCAGTTTGGGGGGGCATAGTGGTTATCCCCAGGGAGTGAAGGAAAGAAGTACTATTGATGATCGCAGTGATGTGGTTACCTATACTTCTGAGCCTTTGCAGAAAAGTTTAACCATCTGTGGTGTTCCCCAAATTTTCCTCACTTTGGAATCCGATCGCCCTAGTTTCGATGTAGCGGTGAGTTTGTCTCAATTTAGGGTCACTGGAGAAGTGTGGGCCCTCAGCCAGGGTTACTGTACTAGCTGTAAGCAAACAGCTAATTTGGAAATTTGTCTCCAGGCAATTTGTGTAACTTTGTCCCCTGGCGATTGCCTGCGCATTAGTTTAGCGGGGGCAAGCTTTCCTGCTTATCCCGTCAACCCTGGCACTGGTCAGCAGGCGGTTTTGGCGAATTTGGTTGATCAGCAAATTATTACCCTGGCTTTGGTCACCGATGGCCCAACCCAAAATCATCTGCTGTTGCCCATTCTCTCGGGGGAGTGA
- the thyX gene encoding FAD-dependent thymidylate synthase has translation MDVRFISLTKPEIVIDGEPLSPEGLIAYCARVSSPNQENPNYTKLLQFCIREGHWSIFEMVDMTLEITTTRAIAPQILRHRSFSFQEFSLRYSCATEYECYEARRQDVKNRQNSLDDFDESTKKWFNQAQAAVWEKSHQLYEEALAKGIAKECARSILPLNTVTRLYMKGSVRSWIHYFSVRCDQATQKEHREIALAARKIFMKHFPTVAAALEW, from the coding sequence ATGGATGTTCGTTTCATTTCCCTCACCAAACCCGAAATTGTCATTGACGGGGAGCCCCTTTCCCCCGAGGGACTAATTGCCTACTGCGCTAGGGTTTCTAGTCCTAACCAAGAAAATCCCAACTACACTAAGCTATTGCAATTTTGCATCCGGGAAGGCCATTGGAGCATTTTTGAAATGGTGGATATGACCTTGGAAATTACCACCACCCGGGCGATCGCCCCCCAAATTTTAAGACATCGATCGTTTTCTTTTCAGGAGTTTAGTCTAAGGTATTCCTGTGCTACCGAATATGAGTGCTATGAAGCCCGTCGTCAGGATGTGAAAAACCGTCAAAATTCCCTAGATGACTTTGATGAAAGCACAAAAAAATGGTTCAACCAAGCCCAGGCAGCCGTGTGGGAAAAAAGTCATCAACTTTATGAAGAGGCCTTGGCTAAGGGCATTGCCAAAGAGTGTGCCCGTTCTATTTTGCCCCTCAATACGGTTACCCGTTTATATATGAAAGGCTCTGTACGCAGTTGGATCCACTATTTCAGTGTCCGCTGTGACCAGGCCACCCAAAAAGAACACCGGGAAATTGCTTTGGCGGCTCGGAAGATTTTTATGAAGCATTTTCCCACTGTGGCGGCGGCTCTGGAGTGGTAG
- a CDS encoding photosystem II reaction center protein K encodes METIYLLAKLPEAYQIFDPLVDVLPVIPLFFLALAFVWQAAVGFK; translated from the coding sequence ATGGAAACAATTTATTTGCTCGCTAAATTGCCGGAAGCCTATCAGATTTTTGACCCCCTGGTGGATGTTCTGCCGGTCATTCCCCTCTTCTTTTTGGCTTTGGCCTTTGTGTGGCAAGCGGCGGTTGGTTTTAAATAA
- a CDS encoding 1-acyl-sn-glycerol-3-phosphate acyltransferase: MTNSPLAIDPAVIGPSRVSPWLIKLIYPLGTRFLHWYFGPIAIHGQEHLPRSGPIILAPTHRSRWDAILLSLAAGRGVTGRDLRFMVAVTEVQGLQGWFIRHLGGFPVDVKRPEISSVSYSVQLLQAGEMLVIFPEGGIFRDQHTVHPLKRGIGRIAMEVCKQNPNTDIKVIPVTIAYSDPYPGKGTSVEINFGQGIAARDYDPSTIKASSQKLTRCLAHRMQNLYSSENVSLCEAIAAS, encoded by the coding sequence ATGACCAATTCTCCCCTGGCGATCGACCCTGCTGTCATTGGCCCTTCCAGGGTTTCCCCCTGGCTAATCAAATTAATTTATCCCCTAGGCACCAGGTTTTTACATTGGTATTTTGGCCCGATCGCCATCCATGGTCAGGAGCATTTACCCCGCAGTGGCCCGATTATTCTGGCCCCTACCCACCGTTCCCGTTGGGATGCAATTTTGCTTTCTTTGGCCGCCGGTCGGGGGGTAACTGGTCGAGACCTCCGTTTTATGGTGGCGGTGACGGAAGTGCAGGGTTTACAGGGTTGGTTTATTCGCCATTTGGGGGGATTTCCCGTTGACGTGAAAAGGCCGGAAATCAGTAGTGTGAGTTATAGTGTGCAGTTACTCCAAGCAGGGGAAATGTTGGTCATTTTTCCTGAGGGGGGCATTTTTCGGGATCAACACACTGTCCATCCCCTCAAACGGGGTATTGGGCGCATTGCCATGGAAGTTTGTAAGCAAAACCCCAACACTGACATTAAAGTGATCCCAGTGACGATCGCCTACAGTGACCCCTACCCAGGCAAAGGCACTTCAGTGGAAATTAATTTTGGCCAGGGCATCGCCGCTAGGGACTACGACCCCAGCACCATCAAGGCTAGCTCCCAAAAACTGACCCGTTGTTTGGCCCATAGAATGCAGAACCTTTACAGTTCCGAGAATGTCTCTCTGTGCGAGGCGATCGCCGCTTCGTGA
- a CDS encoding BolA family protein, translating to MISLDQVKQQIQAALPDAEVMVNDLGGGDHLEAVVVSSAFTGQSRVKQHQMVYGALKDALASEAIHALALKTFTPEAWAVARQTA from the coding sequence ATGATTAGTCTTGATCAAGTCAAACAACAAATCCAAGCCGCCCTACCTGATGCCGAAGTAATGGTCAATGACCTGGGGGGAGGGGATCACCTGGAGGCCGTGGTGGTATCTTCAGCCTTTACCGGCCAGTCCCGGGTCAAACAACATCAAATGGTCTATGGTGCCCTCAAGGATGCTTTGGCTTCGGAGGCAATCCATGCCCTGGCGCTGAAAACCTTTACTCCAGAAGCCTGGGCCGTGGCCCGGCAGACTGCTTAG
- the grxD gene encoding Grx4 family monothiol glutaredoxin gives MNPETKARIDQLVTANKVMVFMKGTKLMPQCGFSNNVVQILNMLGIPFETLDVLADAEIRQGIKEYSNWPTIPQVYVNGEFVGGSDIMIELYQNGELQEMLEVALAS, from the coding sequence ATGAATCCGGAAACGAAAGCAAGAATTGATCAGTTGGTCACCGCCAATAAGGTGATGGTCTTTATGAAGGGCACGAAGCTGATGCCCCAGTGTGGTTTTTCCAACAATGTGGTGCAAATTCTCAATATGTTGGGTATTCCGTTTGAGACTTTAGATGTGCTGGCCGATGCGGAAATTCGTCAGGGTATTAAGGAATATTCCAATTGGCCCACCATTCCCCAGGTTTACGTCAATGGTGAATTTGTCGGTGGTTCTGACATCATGATTGAGCTCTATCAAAATGGTGAGCTGCAGGAAATGTTAGAAGTGGCCTTGGCTTCCTAG
- a CDS encoding YbaB/EbfC family nucleoid-associated protein, producing MAQGKGFGFGLGKIKELQEAFQKAQQVQEGAKVLQEELERMEIPGKSADGLVTVLMSGNQEPLSIEIDPSALEKGAEGLSASVTEAMKAAYAESTETMRSKMEELTSGLNLPGM from the coding sequence ATGGCACAAGGTAAAGGTTTCGGATTCGGCCTCGGTAAAATTAAGGAATTACAGGAAGCTTTCCAAAAAGCCCAACAGGTTCAAGAAGGGGCCAAAGTGCTCCAGGAAGAACTGGAAAGAATGGAAATTCCTGGCAAAAGTGCCGATGGATTGGTGACAGTGTTGATGAGTGGCAACCAAGAACCCCTCAGTATTGAAATTGATCCCAGTGCCCTTGAAAAAGGAGCAGAAGGACTATCGGCATCCGTCACCGAAGCGATGAAAGCGGCCTATGCTGAGTCCACGGAAACCATGCGCTCTAAAATGGAAGAGTTAACCAGCGGTTTGAATTTACCCGGTATGTAG